Proteins found in one Brevibacillus brevis genomic segment:
- a CDS encoding metal-sensitive transcriptional regulator, with the protein MDYNYSDDIKRRLKRIEGQVRGVLKMMDDQKNCKDVVAQLSAVRNASDKAIAQIVAENLQRCLLEEQATGGDTSKLVKEAVELLVKSR; encoded by the coding sequence ATGGATTACAACTACAGTGACGATATCAAAAGACGATTAAAACGAATCGAAGGACAAGTCCGCGGTGTACTGAAAATGATGGACGACCAGAAAAACTGCAAAGACGTAGTAGCACAGCTCTCTGCCGTTCGCAACGCTTCAGACAAGGCGATTGCCCAGATTGTAGCGGAAAACCTGCAACGCTGTTTGCTAGAGGAGCAGGCTACTGGGGGAGACACGAGCAAGCTGGTGAAAGAAGCCGTAGAGCTTTTGGTCAAGAGTCGCTAA
- a CDS encoding rhodanese-like domain-containing protein, translating into MSFTTILLLIAYAVIIWYIISRFVPVKGLENLKSDQFKERVNQKSRVLLIDVREPHEYKAGHIPSAVNIPLSQLDQRAKEISSKNDILLYCRSGMRSKQAAKILKKHGIPQMAHLQGGFITWNGPTKKK; encoded by the coding sequence ATGAGTTTCACTACGATTCTTTTGCTGATCGCCTATGCGGTCATTATTTGGTATATCATCTCTCGCTTCGTTCCTGTGAAGGGATTGGAAAATCTCAAGTCAGATCAGTTCAAGGAACGGGTCAACCAAAAAAGCAGGGTACTCCTCATCGACGTACGTGAGCCGCACGAATACAAAGCGGGTCACATTCCATCAGCGGTGAACATCCCTTTGTCTCAGCTCGACCAACGTGCAAAAGAAATTTCCAGCAAAAACGATATATTGCTGTACTGCAGGAGCGGGATGCGTAGCAAGCAGGCAGCAAAAATTTTAAAGAAACACGGCATTCCGCAGATGGCCCATCTGCAAGGCGGGTTCATTACCTGGAATGGTCCGACGAAAAAGAAGTAA
- a CDS encoding NAD(P)-dependent oxidoreductase translates to MKIAIVAASGKAGKVIMKEALDRGHQVTAIVRDASKIEQKDVAVIQKDVFDLTAADLNGFDVVVNAFGAPAGQEHLHVESGKALIEALKGAPSTRLLVVGGAGSLFVDEAKTLRLVETPDFPKAYLATAQKHGEYLRVLEESNGIQWTYISPSAFFDPAGERTGAYRLGKDHLLVNASGQSYVSYADYAVAMLDEIENPKHQNERFTVGS, encoded by the coding sequence ATGAAAATTGCAATTGTAGCAGCAAGCGGTAAAGCAGGTAAGGTGATTATGAAAGAGGCGTTGGATCGTGGTCATCAAGTGACAGCGATTGTGCGTGATGCATCCAAAATCGAGCAAAAAGATGTAGCTGTGATTCAGAAAGATGTGTTTGACCTGACAGCCGCAGATTTGAACGGCTTTGACGTAGTCGTGAACGCTTTTGGCGCACCAGCAGGTCAAGAGCATCTGCACGTCGAGTCAGGGAAGGCACTGATTGAAGCGTTGAAGGGTGCTCCTTCTACACGTTTGCTCGTTGTAGGTGGTGCAGGCAGTTTGTTTGTTGATGAAGCCAAAACACTGCGCCTTGTAGAAACTCCTGATTTCCCTAAGGCTTACTTGGCAACTGCACAAAAGCATGGTGAGTACTTGCGTGTATTGGAAGAGTCAAACGGCATTCAATGGACGTATATCAGTCCATCTGCCTTTTTTGACCCAGCAGGGGAGAGAACAGGCGCGTACAGACTCGGAAAAGACCATCTGTTAGTGAACGCTAGCGGACAGAGCTATGTGAGCTATGCTGACTACGCAGTGGCGATGCTCGATGAAATCGAAAATCCGAAGCATCAAAATGAGCGCTTCACAGTAGGCTCCTAA
- a CDS encoding DUF4870 domain-containing protein has translation MDYRGVKVITHASTFFAPILVPILVWLLVQNRDAKNMALQALVFHIIMTVLIAISWFFAFLLIGIPFLIVFGLMAIYYPVKGIIYSLNGRPFSYPFVGGIGR, from the coding sequence ATGGATTATAGAGGTGTAAAAGTCATCACGCACGCTAGCACATTTTTTGCACCGATCCTTGTGCCCATTCTTGTCTGGCTACTCGTACAAAATCGTGACGCCAAAAATATGGCGCTGCAAGCTTTGGTGTTCCACATCATTATGACGGTGCTTATCGCTATTTCCTGGTTCTTCGCCTTCTTGTTGATTGGGATTCCGTTCCTAATTGTGTTTGGACTGATGGCGATCTACTACCCGGTTAAAGGTATCATTTATTCCTTAAATGGACGCCCGTTTTCCTACCCATTCGTCGGTGGGATTGGCCGATAA
- a CDS encoding class I SAM-dependent methyltransferase, with the protein MMIDCHHPSSMKDRMMFFYNFLRSPGQVGSITPSSRALCKQMVAPIDWEQAHTIVELGAGTGIFTKWIEQKKKTEAVLVSFEKETKMRKRLEPLFPDVRFHEDAVDLNRVLTEAGLGKADCILSGLPFANFPQELRDQIMDQVYHALKPGGVFVAFQYSLQMKKQLSSVFEQVSVKMVPLNLPPAFVYICRKDDGKGVG; encoded by the coding sequence ATGATGATCGATTGCCATCATCCATCTAGCATGAAGGATCGGATGATGTTCTTCTATAATTTTTTGCGGTCACCTGGCCAAGTAGGCAGTATTACTCCTAGCTCCCGTGCGCTTTGTAAACAAATGGTTGCACCCATCGACTGGGAGCAAGCACATACAATTGTGGAATTAGGAGCGGGAACGGGGATTTTTACGAAGTGGATCGAGCAAAAGAAAAAAACCGAAGCCGTACTGGTATCCTTTGAAAAGGAGACCAAGATGCGCAAAAGGTTGGAACCACTATTTCCCGATGTACGATTCCACGAAGATGCGGTAGATTTGAATCGGGTTCTTACGGAAGCGGGGTTAGGTAAAGCCGACTGTATTTTGTCGGGATTGCCGTTTGCCAACTTCCCACAAGAGCTGCGCGATCAAATCATGGATCAGGTATATCATGCGCTAAAACCAGGCGGAGTATTTGTCGCCTTTCAATATTCGCTGCAAATGAAAAAGCAGCTTTCCTCTGTATTTGAGCAAGTATCGGTGAAAATGGTTCCATTGAATCTGCCACCTGCCTTTGTCTACATTTGCCGGAAGGATGATGGCAAGGGTGTCGGCTAG
- a CDS encoding DedA family protein encodes MIVDMLSESVGQFGYFALFFMLWLGIVGMPIPDEVIVLSAGVLTSMGILHVFPAFIATYLGVVSGLSLGYVLGRWLGAPALNWISRKKGMNKYVDQAQSLLDRYGSYALCISYFFPVVRHVVPYLVGIGKMTFPRYALFSYTTGFVWTLILFLLGHFMGNKVEMLTSYVALLNNRTVIFSVLGVLVLIAAAYYGFTVWRKQKSMATAPQPLMIERDRKE; translated from the coding sequence ATGATTGTCGATATGCTGTCCGAGTCTGTGGGTCAGTTTGGCTATTTTGCTCTTTTCTTTATGTTATGGCTAGGGATTGTTGGTATGCCGATTCCAGACGAGGTAATCGTGCTGTCTGCGGGAGTGCTGACCTCGATGGGGATTCTGCATGTTTTTCCTGCATTTATTGCGACCTATTTGGGGGTTGTGTCTGGGTTGTCATTGGGGTATGTGCTCGGGAGATGGCTAGGTGCACCTGCATTGAACTGGATTAGTCGAAAAAAAGGAATGAACAAGTACGTAGATCAAGCGCAGTCGCTGCTCGATCGTTACGGAAGCTACGCTCTCTGTATCAGCTATTTCTTTCCTGTCGTCAGGCATGTGGTTCCTTACTTGGTCGGGATCGGGAAAATGACGTTTCCACGGTACGCCCTGTTTTCGTACACAACCGGCTTTGTATGGACATTGATCTTGTTTTTGCTCGGTCATTTTATGGGAAACAAAGTGGAGATGCTTACTTCCTATGTGGCCTTATTGAATAATCGAACCGTCATTTTTTCTGTCTTAGGCGTACTGGTTCTCATTGCTGCTGCTTATTATGGATTTACTGTTTGGAGAAAACAAAAAAGCATGGCAACTGCGCCACAGCCTCTGATGATCGAGCGTGATCGAAAAGAGTAA
- a CDS encoding EamA family transporter, with product MRYILLVFLGACSYGILSTIVKLAYKQGYSPAEVIGGQMFLGFVLTWIPALFFLRTKPPLRQLLLLVVVGLTVGSTGIMYYNALQYIPASIAIVLLFQFTWMGVLVEAVMTHRMPGKETIFSLLLLLTGTLLAGGIFESGGLAQFHIMGVIFGLLSAVSFTLFILFSGKTAIAVNPWIRSSSMATGSVLLASLIYPPVFLFNGALLDGLFPYVFLLAFFGIFIPTVFFNYGMPHIGPGMGAILGAAELPMAVLSSYVILNESVSILQVSGVVIILLGIIFPEWLRQRNIRRNKVTS from the coding sequence ATGAGATACATCCTCCTGGTTTTTCTCGGAGCATGTAGTTACGGCATACTATCAACCATCGTAAAGCTTGCCTACAAGCAAGGCTATTCCCCCGCAGAAGTAATTGGTGGGCAAATGTTTTTGGGCTTTGTGCTGACCTGGATACCCGCGCTTTTCTTCCTGCGGACCAAGCCTCCCCTTCGCCAGTTGCTACTATTGGTCGTCGTAGGTCTGACAGTCGGTTCGACGGGAATTATGTACTACAATGCCCTGCAATATATCCCAGCCTCGATCGCCATTGTCCTTTTGTTTCAGTTCACATGGATGGGCGTACTGGTTGAAGCTGTGATGACTCACAGGATGCCTGGAAAGGAGACGATTTTTTCCCTCCTCTTGCTGTTGACAGGAACCCTTCTTGCAGGGGGAATTTTTGAGAGTGGTGGATTGGCCCAATTTCATATCATGGGTGTCATATTCGGTCTTCTCTCTGCCGTCTCTTTTACGTTGTTTATTTTGTTCAGCGGGAAAACCGCCATTGCTGTTAATCCGTGGATTCGTAGTTCCAGCATGGCGACTGGCTCTGTTCTGTTGGCCAGCTTGATTTACCCACCCGTTTTTCTATTCAACGGAGCATTGTTGGACGGGTTGTTTCCATACGTATTTTTGCTCGCCTTCTTCGGTATTTTCATCCCGACGGTTTTTTTCAATTATGGTATGCCGCACATCGGACCGGGGATGGGAGCTATATTAGGAGCAGCTGAGCTACCTATGGCTGTGCTCTCCTCTTATGTCATTCTGAATGAATCTGTCTCTATACTCCAAGTGAGCGGTGTCGTGATCATTTTACTGGGAATCATCTTCCCGGAATGGCTGCGCCAGCGAAACATTCGAAGAAACAAGGTTACCTCATAA